From the genome of Candidatus Tectomicrobia bacterium:
CGAGAGGAATTTCCCGGCCAGCAGGTGGCCATCGCGCAGCGGATAGGTCAGGAGCAGCTCGATGGTCCCCAGCTTCTTCTCCTCGCTGAAGAGCCGCATCGTCAGGATGGGCGTCAGGAAGAGGAGCACCACGCTCACGCTCGCGAAGACGGGCTCGAGCACCGCCGACGTGGGTGTGATGTTCATCTGCGCCGCCGCCTGCGGGTTGCGGGCGAGCTGCATCGAGATGAGGACATAGTTGAAGAACGAACCCGAGAAGAAGATGCCCATGAGGAAGGTCCAGGCGCCGAGGACCACGTAGGCGATGGGCGAGAAGAAGAAGGAGGCCAGCTCCCGCCTGCAGATTAGCCAGACGTTACGCACGGGCGCTCTCCTTATCCACCTTCGGCTCCACCTTATGCTCGCCGCTCACGATGCGGACGAAGAGATCCTCCAGCGTGAGGCGCTCTCGGCGCAGCTCGGTGAGCCGGCCCGACGCCGCCGGGACGGCCTGGGCCAAGTCCGGCCGGACTTCCCGGCCCTGCTCGGCCCTCACTTCGAAATGAACTTCCCCGTTCGATGCGCCGAGGCTGCTCACCTGCCGGACGCCGGGCACCGCGGCCAGCTTGGCCCGGAGCGCCTCGGCGCTCCCGATCGCCGACACGCGGAGGATGTCCTCCTTCTGGACGCCTGTCGCCAGGGCGTCGATGGGCCCCTCGGCGGCGACGCGGCCTTGATGGATGACCACCACCCGGTCGCACACCATGCTCACCTCGGGGAGGATATGGGTGCTGAGGACGATGGTTCGGCTTCCCTTGAGGGAACGGATGAGGTTCCGGATTTCGATGATCTGGGCCGGGTCGAGGCCCGAGGTGGGCTCGTCCAGGATGAGGACGGGCGGGTCGTTCACCAGCGACTGAGCCAGGCCCACCCGCTGCCGGTATCCCTTCGAGAGATGGCCGATGATGCGGGAAGCCACGTTCCCCAGGCCGCAGCTGTCGACGACCCGGGCGACCGCCTCGCCGCGGGCGCGGCCGCTCACCCCCTTCAAGGCGGCCATGTGATGCAGATACGCCGTCACCGTCATGTCCAGATAGAGCGGATTGCTCTCGGGCATGTAGCCGATGTGACGCTTCACCTCGAGGGGATGCTCCGCCACGTCCATCTCCGCCACCCAGGCCGAGCCCGAGGTGGGAGGCATGAACCCGGTGAGAATCCGCATCGTGGTGGACTTGCCGGCCCCGTTCGGGCCGAGGAAGCCCAGAATCTCGCCCTTCTCCACCCGAAAGGAGATGTCCTGGATAGCGGGGACATTTCCGTAATGCTTGGTCAGTCCCTCAACCCGAATCAATGGCCCATGCCTCCCTTCCGCATTCCGGCCGATCACGTTCCCGTGCCCGCCCGCCTGGGGGGCCGGCACCGCCATTTGAAAAACGGGAAACCCTTCGAGAGAAGGGCCCAATAGATTGTATTTTAATGGATTGGCACTCTATCCTCTCAAGTGCCAAAGTAAAATATAAATTACCCTATCCTCTTGTCAACCCAAAATTCCGCCCGAAATCCGGCCGCCATGCGGACAAAGTCCAGGAACTTGCCGGCCGGACGATGCGTCTCACCCCATTTGCCCTATCTAAAAACCTTTGTCTAGAGGCAGGTTATGGCTGAAGGGAGGCCGTCCGCCTCACAGCGGCCTCGCAAGGGCTCCCCGGGCCGCCGCGCGGGCCAGCACCGCGGGGGCATCCACCACCCGGGGGCCGCTCCGCTCCAGCACCGCCACAAAGCTCTCCCCCGCCGCCATCACGCGCTCGCGCTCCCCGTCGAAGGCGAGCACCCGCTCGCCCGCCACGGTGCAGGAGACGCTCTCCCCCACCCCCACGCGGCGGCTGCACCGGACCGGAGCGGCCACCACCAGCCCCGGAGCGATCGGGGAGAGCACCTTTCTGGCGGAGCGCCGTCCGCCGCCCCCGAATTCCACCCACAGCCCCTCGGGGTCGTCGGGGCCGATGGGGTCCAGGCTCGCCCCGATGGCCGAGAGCCCCAGCCCGCCCGGCTGGCACCGCGTGAGGAAAAGCGACTCGATGCGCCGCACGTCCCACACCGCGCGGGCGCCCGCGTAGCCGCCCCTCACCACGGCCAGGTCGATGAGGGCGGTTTCGGTGGCATCACCCAGGCGGATGCGCAGGCGCTTGGAGGGCCGCACCTGGGCCGCGTAGGCCTTGGGGCGGAGGGCAAAGAGGCCGGCCGCGAGCCCCGCCACCGTCCCCTCCCAATGCTGCGGAAAAGCGTTGTTCGTACCCGTCGAGAGAGGGACCAAGGGCACATTTCCGCAGCCCCGCGAGGCCGCCCGGCTCGTCCCGTCCCCCCCCAGCACGACGATGCAGGCGGCGCCCCTCTCCCGCATGAGCGCCGCGGCGCGCGCCGTATCCTCACCGTCCCCTTGAAGGGAGAACGAGAGCAGGCGCGCCCTCATAGGCCCCCGGCGCCGCCGGTGGCCCGCGTCCAGGGCGGCGGCGCCCAGGGCGTCCCCGTCGTTAAACACCCAGGCTTCCTTCACCCCGGCAGCCTCGAGGCCCGCCAGGACACGGCGGAGGATGAGGACCTTTTCGTGGTTGCTGAAAGAACTGGCCAGGGCCACCAGCCGCCGGATGTCCTTGCCCGACTGGGGGTTTGCGATGATGCCGACGCTGGCCAAGCCATCCTCCACGGCAGGGGACCTCGGAATGACCTTCCGGAGGCTAGAGAAGACCTCGCCTTGCGTCAAGGATTGCCCGAAAATGGGCGGATTTTCCTCGAACGGTTGACCCTCGGCCGGCCACTCCCTACGATGCCCGTGGAACCTCTCAACGCGCCATCCTTCCAGGGCCTGACATGCCTCGCGCCGCGAAGCGGAAACCGAGTTCCGCCTCCCTCCGCCGCGAGGCCCGCGCCATCTACGAGGCGGGCCTGGACGCCGTCCGGCCGGAGGAGGCGGTAGGCCGCGCTTTGCGGGTGGAAAAAAAAGGCAAGAATGAAGTGCTCGTCTGCGGCCGCACCCGGATGCCCCTGCGCCCGGGCGGGCGCATCATCGTGGTGGGCGCGGGCAAGGCCAGCGCCCGAATGGCCCGCGCGGCCGAGAAGATTCTGGGCAACCGCATCGCCGGGGGGACCGTCGTCACCTCGTACGGGAGCGCCGTCCCCTGCCGCCGGATCGAGATCCGGGAGGCCGGTCATCCCACCCCGGACGCGGCCGGCGTCGAAGCCGCCCGGCTCATCGGGCGCTGGGTGGATGACGCGGGCCGGGATGATATCGTTCTCTGCCTCATCTCCGGCGGGGGCTCCTCCCTCCTGCCCGCCCCGGCCGAGGGGCTGACCCTTCAGGACAAGCAGAGAGTCACCGCCTCCTTGCTCCGGGCGGGCGCTCCCATCGAGGCGCTCAACTGCGTCCGGAAGCACCTCTCGGCCCTGAAAGGGGGGCATCTGGCCCGCCGGGCGGCCCCGGCCCGCGTCCTGGTGCTGCTCATCTCGGACGTGGTCGGGGATTCGCTGGATGTCATCGCCTCGGGCCCCGCCTGCGGCGACCCCACCACCTTCGCCGATGCCCGCGCCTATCTTGAGCGTTACGGGGCCTGGCGGACGGCCCCTCCCCGGGTGCGCCGGCGCATCGAGGCGGGGATGGCCGGACGGGTCCCCGAGACGCCCTCGCCGCGGGACCTCCCCTCCTCCCGGGTGCGGAACGAGCTCCTGGCGACCAACGCGCTTGCCCTCGAGGCCGCCGCCGGGCAGGCGCGGCGGCTGGGCTATCGGACCCTCGTCCTCACCCGCCGGCTTCAGGGCGAGGCCCGGGAGGCAGGGGCTTTCCTGGCGGCCATCGCCGCCGATATCCGCTCGGAAGGGTTCCCGTTGCGCCCCCCGGCTTGCCTGCTCGCGGGCGGGGAAACCACGGTCACGGTCCGGGGGGAGGGCCGGGGAGGACGTTGCCAGGAATTGGCCTTGGCTTTTGCCATCCGCTCCGGGGAAGCTGAAAATATAGGTCTTTTGGCCGCCGGGACGGACGGCCGAGACGGCCCCACCCCTGCGGCGGGGGCATTTGCCGATAGAAATATCATAAAAAATGCGAAAAATATTAACGTTGACCCTCAAAAGTACTTAAGCAATAATGACGCGTTCGGTTTTTTCAGGCAGGTAGGCGGGCTTTTAAAAACCGGACCAAGCGGTACGAATGTCATGGACCTCGTCGTGCTGCTGGTGCCATAATCGGGAAAGGAATAAGCGTATTCCATCGGCTTAACGGGGAAGCCAATACCGCCTGGGGGGAGCGGAGGTGACCATGTTGTGCGCCCGCTTCACCCTCGCCGCGGTCTGGATATCGCTGCTGGCGTTCCTTCATCCCGCCTCAGCGCTCGACCAGAGCCAGAATCCCACCGTCCGGATTTCCAATTTTCATTTCGAGAACCACCAGAACGGCCAGGGCCTCCCCAAGGACTGGACCCTGAAAGTGTGGCAAGGGACGCCGGACGTGAAGATTGTCCGCGAGGACGGGGAATCCATCCTTCGCCTCCGCAGCGACAAGGCGGCCGTCTCGGTGTACCGCGAGGTCAAGCTGGACCTCAAGCGCCACCCCATGCTCCTCTGGAAATGGAAGGTCACCAAGCTCCCCGAGAAAGGGGATGCCCGCGAAAGCAACCGTGACGACCAGGCGGCGGGGCTGTATGTCTTCTTCCCCCGTTTCCCCACCTTCGTGAACAGCCAGCTCATCGGATACATCTGGGACTCCAACGTACCCGAGGGAACGGTCATTCAGAGCAAGAAGAACCCTCTCGTCCATTACATCGTCGTGCGCAGCGGCGGGGACGACATGAACAAGTGGCTGATCGAGGAGCGGAACGTCCTGGAGGATTACCGCCGGGTCTTCGGCCAGGACCCGCCCGACGTCGGCGGCGTTTCGGTCATGATCGATTCCGACGACACGCGGGCGGAGGCCGAGAGCTACTTCGCCCATATCGAATTCAACAAAACCAGCGCCAGCCACCTCCAGCCCTCGCCCAACCGGTTCGTCAAGTTCCAGCAGCCTGAACTGACCCTTCCCAAGTAGTCCAGCAGCCATTGAAGCCGCCTCGCGCGGGCCGGATGTCCTCTCCGCGCCGGGCGAGGTAAGATAAAGGGGCAAGGAAGTTCTGCCATTCGCGCCCGGCAGTTTTCTTCCTCAAGAGGAGCTCGCGCCTCCCATGCCCCGCACCAAGATCGTCTGCACCCTCGGGCCGGCCAGCCGCCACACCTTCACCCTCCGCACCATGATTCGCGCCGGAATGAACGTCGCCCGCATCAATTTCTCCCACGGGACCCACGCCGAGCACCGGGCCATCATCCACAAGCTCCGGCGCCTGTCCGCCGAAGAGGAAAACCCCATCGCCATCCTGGCCGATCTGGCGGGGCCGAAGTTCCGCCTGGGCAAGGTGCGTCCGGGGGAAATCCTCCGCGAGGGGAAGCGCGTCCGCATCGTCTCCCATTCCCTCATCGGCACGTCCGACCGGCTCTCCCTCAACCGCGCCGACCTGATTCCGCAACTCGTCAAGGGCCACCGGCTGATGATCTGGGACGGGAAGCTTCAGCTCGAGGTGGTGGCTCCGGGCAAGGAGGAGGCGCTCTGCCGCATCGTCGTGGGAGGCGCCCTCAAGGACAACGCGGGCGTGAATCTGCCGGATACCAACCTCGACATCCCTTCCCTCACCGAAAAGGATCTCAAGGACATCGCTTTTGGCGTCAAGGAAGGGGTGGACTTCTTCGGCCTCTCCTTCGTCCGGACGAAGGCCGACGTGGATCTATGCCGCAAGGAGATCGCGGCCCGCCAGGGCTCGGTGCCCATCATCGCCAAGATGGAGATGCGCGAGGCGGTGGAGAATCTCTCGGAGATCATCGATGCCGCCGACGGCGTCATGGTCGCCCGGGGCGACCTCGGCATCGAGATTCCTCTCGAGCGCGTCCCCATGGTTCAGAAGAGCATGATCGCCGCCGCCAACGAGCTGGGAAAACCCGTCATCACGGCGACGGAGATGCTCCTGTCCATGGTTTCCTCCGCCCGGCCCACCCGGGCCGAGGCCGGGGACGTGGCCAACGCCATCCTGGACGGGACCGACGCCGTCATGCTGAGCGAGGAGACGGCGATGGGCCGCAACCCGGCCGCCGTCATCCGGACGATGGTGCGCATCGCCGAGGTGACGGAGGAGGGGATGGCCCAGAGCGGGCCCCGCTGGGTGCGCCGGTCGGACCTGCGCATGCACGGGCTGCCTCACGCCATCGCCCATACGGCGGCGCTGCTGGCCGACGAGCTTGGCGCCGGTATCATCATCTGCCCCACGGATTCGGGCGATACGCCGCGCCGGGTGGCTCTCCACCGCCCCCGCCAGAAAGTGCTGGCCCTCAGCGTCTCCGAGCGCACGGTGCGGCGCCTGGCCTTGTCGTGGGGGGTCATCCCCTGGAAAATCCCGCGCCGCCTGGCCCCGGATCGGATTCTGGGGGAGTTCCGGAAGCGGATCATCGAAGAGAAACTGGCCAAGCCGGGGGACTACGCCATCCTCACGGCGGGCTTCCCCTTCGGGGTCAAGGACGCGAAAGGCCGCCTGCTCCAGACCGAGGTGCTTTAATGGCGGGCGGAACACGCGCGGAAGGAGCCCTTCTCGGCATCGACCTGGGGGGCACCCAGGTCAAGGCCGCCCGCTTCTCCCCCTCGGGCGAGCGCGAGGCGGTGGCCCGGGCGGATTCGCCCGCCCGGGAGGATGCTGGGGCCATCCTCGAGGCCCTGCTGGCCGCCGCCCGGGAGCTTTTCCCCGATGGCGGTCCCGCCGGCATCGGAATCGGAGTGGCCGGGGTTCTGGACATCGAGGAAGGGCGGATCATCCAGTCCCCGAACCTGCCCGCGCTCTCCGCCTACCCGCTCCGAAACCGGCTGCAGTCCGCACTGGGCGGCGTCCCCATCCGAATGATGAACGACGCCAACGCCGCCGCCCTGGGCGAATTCCACGCGGGAGCCGGCCTTCCCTTCCGTAGCATGGTTCTCCTGACTCTCGGGACGGGGGTGGGCGGCGGCATCGTGTTCGACGGGAAAATATGGGAGGGCGCGGCCGGAGTGGCGGGCGAGGTGGGCCACATGTGCATCCAGGCCGGCGGGCCCCTATGCTCCTGCGGCGCGAGGGGGTGCCTGGAAGCCTGCGTCTCCGGCTGGGCCCTCGTCCGCGAGGCCAAGATCATCGCCTCCCGCAATCCGGCCTCGCCCATCGCCTCCATGACCGACCTCACCCCCAAGCGCCTGGCCGAGCTGGCCCTGGCCGGAGATGCGGACGTCCGGGCCTTGTGGGAGAAATGCGGCCGGATGCTCGGCATCGGCATCGCCAACCTCATGAACCTCCTCAACCCGGAGGCCATCATCCTCGCGGGCGGCCTTGCCCAGGCCGGCCCGCTCCTGCTCGATCCGGCCCGGAAGGCCTGGGAGATGCAGGCCTTCCGGCGCGCCTACGTCTCGAGCCAGGTGCTTCCGGCGTCGCTGGGGGAATGGGCGGGGGTTCGCGGCGCCATACAGCCATTCCTGTCATGAGCACCCACACGGCTCTCTCCGGCGGCGGGCGCCCCTCCCTCCGTCCGAGGGCGCGCCTCCTACTCCGAGCCTTCCTCGCGGCGGGAGTCGGTTGCCTCGCGTCGAGCGCCGCCCCCGCGCATCCCGCGCCGGTGCATCCCTTTCGGAGCGGCGAGCGCCTCGCCTATCAGGTCCGCTGGCTGGGGATTCCGGTCCTCACGACGGAGCTGGCAGTGGAAGGGCCCGTCGAATGGCAGGGGGAGCGTGTGCTCCGCTACCGGCTCCGCCTGGACTCAATCGGCCTCCTGCACCGCCTCTACCCGGTGCGGGACCGGGCGGTGAGCCTGGCGGATTCCGAAACCCTGGCCAGCCGGCGCGCCGACATCCGCCAGAAGGAGGGCTTCCGCTACCGGAGCCACAAATGGCTGCTTTTCGGGAAGGATCACGTGCTGTACGGGCGAGAGGAGAAGACTCCGGTCCGCCACGATGCGCCCGAGGGCGTACTGGACGCGTTGGCGGCGCTCTACAAAATCCGGGCCGAGGCGCTGAGGCCGGGCAGCGAGATTGAGCTGTCCGTATTCGACCGGAAGCGCACCCGGCGGGTGAAGGTGCGCGTCACGCAGGCCGACCGCCTCGACTCCCTCTGGGGGCCGATCCGCACCCTCCGCATCGAGCCCGAATTCGAGGATGAATCCCTCAATCGCAAGGGTCGCGCCTGGATCTGGGTGACCGCCGACGAAGCCCGGGTGCCCGTCCGCATCGAGAGCAAGACCTTCGTCGGCTCCTTCGTCGCCCATCTAATCGAGACCCATGGGCTTCGCGGTGGGCCGCTGGCCTCGCCCCCTCAGAAAGCGCTCTCTGCCTGGCGCCCCTCCACCGAAGTGGTACCCGAAAACGAAGGCGACACTTCCGAAAGGCTAAAGCAATTTCTGAATCGAAAGCAGAAATAAGCCTGATAACACAATAGTTTCATGTTTTATAAGTTCGCATCTCTTTTCCCTTGCGCGCATGCGTAAGTTAATGTACATTAACAGTGTTTTTTTCTACGAACTCTCAGGAAAGGGAAGGAGGACTTATGCCTGCTCCCCGCCTTCGCGTGGCGCGCGACCTCTCCCCCAGCTTGGAGCACTACCTGCGGGCCATCTACGACCTGGAACTGGAAAAAGGCTACGCCCGCGTCACCGACATCGCCGAGCGGCTGGGCGTGGCCAAGCCCGCCGTATCCGTCGCCCTCCGCTCCCTGCGCGGCTCCGGGCTGGTGGACCACCGGGCGTACGAAAGCGTCCACCTCACCGAGGATGGAAAGCAGCGGGCCAAGGGGGTGTCGGGCAAGTTCTCCATCCTCCACCATTTCCTCATTGAAGTCCTGGGGGTGCGCGAGGAACAGGCTTTCATGGACGCCTGCCTGATGGAGCACTACGTCAGCCCCACCACGATGGACCGCCTGCTGGACCTCCTCCGCTTCTTCGAGCGGGAGGACAAGCAGGAGATCCTCGAGGCCTTCCGCGCCTACCGCAGAAGCTGCGAGAGCGACGACTCCTGCCCGACCTGCTCGTTCCATTGCGATATCGTGGTGCAGGGATCGGACGAGCGAGGAAAGCAAGAATGACCCCGGAAGAGATGAACCTCGCGGCGAAGCGCGAAGCAGGGGCTTCTCGTCCCACGGCCGTCATACTGGGTGTGGGCTTCATGGCGGGCGGGAAGCCCGTGATCGAGGCGAGCGAGCTCTTCGGCGGCGCCTCCTCCCTCATCATCCGTCACGAGGGGGCCGAGTATTGCCTGGAGCGCACCCGGAGCGGAAAGCTGCTCCTGAAGAAATAGCGAACTTCCGGCCCGCGCGGGCCGGTCTTCTGGCGCGATTCCCAGCCAGCCCGGGCGGCCGTCCTGCCGCCGGGCCAGCGGCGGAGGAGGCAAACCCCACAGTGAATGTCTTGAAATTCATCACAAGGAGAACTGGGTCATGAAGAAGTGGGTATGCCTGCCCCTGATCGGATTCTTGTCCCTGGCGCTGAGCGGCGCCGCCTTCTGGCCGGCCGCGGCCGAAGCCGCCGGAGAGGTGAACCTTTACTCCTACCGCCAGCCGTTCCTCATCAAGCCCCTCCTGGACGAGTTCACCAAACGGACCGGGATCAAGGTGAACGTCGTGTTCGCCGACAAGGGCGTCATCGAGCAAATCAAGGCCCGGCCCGGGGCGGCGGACGCCGTCCTGACGGAGGATTTCGGCCGCCTGCACGACCTGCAGACGGCGAATCTGCTGGAGCCGGTCCGCTCGAGGACCCTCGAAGCGAACGTCCCGTCCAAGTACCGCCACCCGGACGGCCTCTGGTACGGCCTCACCGTGCGCGGGCGCGTCCTTTGGGTGAGCAAGGACCGGGTGAAGCCGGGCGAGATCGGAAGCTATGAGGACTTGACGGATCCGAAGTGGAAAGGCCGCATCTGCACCCGCTCCGGAAAGCACGTCTACAATCTCCTCCTGCTGGCCTCCATCATCGCCCATAAGGGCGAGGTGGCCGCCAAGGAGTGGCTGGAGGGGCTGAGGGCCAATCTGGCCCAGAAGCCCCAGGGCAACGACCGCTCCCAGGCCAAGTCCATTCAGGCAGGCCAGTGCGACGTGGCGCTCGGGAACACCTACTACGTCGGCAAGATGCTGACGGAGAAGAAGAACCCCGAACAGAAGCAGTGGGCGGAGGCCATCCGCTTGGTGTTTCCGAATCAGAAGGACCGGGGCACGCACGTGAACGTGAGCGGCGCCGGCCTGGTCAAGGGGGTCAAGAACCGGGAGAACGCCGTCAAGCTCATCGAGTTCCTGAGCGGCGACTTCGCGCAGAAGCTCTACGCCGACCAGAACTACGAGTACCCGGTCAAGCCGGGTGTCCCGTTGAACGACTTGCTGAAGTCGTGGGGCGAGTTCAAGGCCGACGACATCAATCTGGCGAAGCTCGCCGAGCACCGGGTGGCGGCCTCCCGGCTGGTGGACCGGGTCAACTTCGACAATCCGAGCATACGGAATTGATTTGCCCGTGGGGCGCGTGAGGGGCCGGTCCTCCCTCCGCGCCCCGCGCGGTTTTCGCCCGGACGGAGGCGGCGGACAAGGAATGGTCACGGCGACTGAATCCTTCCGCTCCGCCGGGCGGACCCTCCGCCGCGGCTTCCACCTCGACCTCTGGACGGCGGGCGCCGCCCTCATTGCGGCGGTCGTCGCCGCGCCTCTTTTCTTCGTGCTTCTCATGGCCCTCTCCCCCAGCGGGGGAATCTGGGAGCACCTCCTCGCGACCGTCCTCGCCCGCTACGTCCGCACCACCCTGTCCCTGATGCTCGGGGTGGGCCTCGGCACCCTCTTCATCGGGACGGCTGCCGCGTGGCTGGTGAGCCTCCACCAGTTCCCCGGCCGGAGGCTCTTCGAGTGGGCCCTCCTCCTTCCCATGGCCATGCCGGCCTACATCATCGCCTACGTCTACACGGATCTCCTGGAGTACGCGGGGCCGGCGCAGGTTTTCCTCCGGACCCTCTTCGGCTGGACGAGCGGGCGCGACTACTGGTTCCCCGAGATCCGTTCCCTGGGCGGAGCCATCGCCATGATGACCCTCGTCCTCTATCCCTACGTCTATCTCCTGGCCCGCGCCGCCTTCGCGGAACAATCCCTGAGCCTCCTGGAAGCCAGCCGCACCTTGGGCTGCGGCCCCTGGCGGAGCTTCCTCACGGTGGCGCTGCCCATGGCCCGCCCGGCCATCGTGGTGGGCGTCAGCTTGGCCCTCATGGAGACCTTGAACGACTACGGCACGGTGGACTTCTTCGCCGTCCAGACGTTTACCCTCGGCATCTTCGACGTATGGCTGAACATGAACAGCGTCTCCGGCGCGGCTCAGCTCGCCCTGGTGGCCCTCGCCTTCGTCCTGGCCCTCATCGGGACGGAGCGCTGGGCCCGGCGCAACCAGCGCTTCTATCAGACGGGTTCGAAGTACCGCGCCGTTTCGCGGCAGCCCCTCCAGGGGAAGAGGAGACTGCTCGCCTCGGCCGCCTGCTTCGTCCCGATCCTCCTGGGCTTCCTGCTCCCGGCCGGGGTCCTTCTCCGCTATGCGCTGAGGTACTCCGACCAGATATTTTCGGGGAACTACCTCGCCTACGCCTGGAACAGTCTTTTGCTCTCCGCCGTGAGCGCCGTCGCCGCCGTCGCCGCCGGCCTCTTCATGGCCTACGGCGCCCGGGTGGGAGGCGGCAAGGCCGTGCGGGCCGCCGCGCAGTTCGCCAGCACCGGCTACGCCGTCCCGGGGGCCGTGCTGGCCATCGGCGTCCTGATCCCGCTGTCCCGGCTCGACGCGGCGCTCGACGCCCTCTGGCGGGGCATGACCGGCGCCTCCGCCGGATACCTGCTGACGGGCTCCATCACCGCCGTCGTATATGGCTATCTGGTGCGCTTCTTGGCGCTATCACACGGCGCCTCCCGGGCGAGCCTCGCCAAGATCACCCCCGGCATGGAAGGCGTGGCCCGCACCCTGGGCCACGGCCCCTTCCGGACGCTCCTCGGGGTCCACCTGCCCCTCATCCGGGGAAGCCTGCTCGCGGCGGGCATCCTGGTCTTCGTCGACGGCATGAAGGAGCTGCCGATGACGCTCATCCTCCGGCCCTTCAACTACGAGACGCTGGCGACCTACGTCCATCAGTACGCCTCGCGGGGGCTGCTGGAGGAATCCGCCCTGGGCGCCCTGACCATCGTCGCCTCGGGAATCCTGCCGGTCATCCTCCTGAGCGCCACCATCCGGAGCGCCCCAAGGAGCGGGGATTTCGGCGACCCCACGCGCGGCTCGGTGCCGGGCACCCCGCCGCAGGCGGAGGCCGCCCGGTGAGGGAAACCATCCTGGAGCTCTCCGGCGTCACCAAGCGCTTCCCGGACGCCACGGAGGACGCGGTCAGCCGGATATCCTTCTTTCTCCTGAAAGGCCAGGTATTCTCCATCCTCGGCCCCTCTGGCTGCGGAAAGACCACGACCCTCCGGCTCATCGCGGGCCTCGACCGGCCCGACGAGGGCGAGATCATCCTGGCGGGCCGCTCCGTGGCGGGCGGGCGCCGGTGGGTGCCGCCTGAGAAGCGCGGCGTGGGCATGGTGTTCCAGGACCACGCCCTCTTCCCCCACAAGACGGTGGCCCAGAACGTCGCCTTCGGCCTCCAGCACCTCGGCCGCATCGAGCGGCTCGCGCGGGTGCGGGAGGTACTCGCCCAGGTGAACCTGACGGGGCTTGAGGAGCGCTACCCCCACCAGCTCTCGGGC
Proteins encoded in this window:
- a CDS encoding Fe(3+) ABC transporter substrate-binding protein; translation: MKKWVCLPLIGFLSLALSGAAFWPAAAEAAGEVNLYSYRQPFLIKPLLDEFTKRTGIKVNVVFADKGVIEQIKARPGAADAVLTEDFGRLHDLQTANLLEPVRSRTLEANVPSKYRHPDGLWYGLTVRGRVLWVSKDRVKPGEIGSYEDLTDPKWKGRICTRSGKHVYNLLLLASIIAHKGEVAAKEWLEGLRANLAQKPQGNDRSQAKSIQAGQCDVALGNTYYVGKMLTEKKNPEQKQWAEAIRLVFPNQKDRGTHVNVSGAGLVKGVKNRENAVKLIEFLSGDFAQKLYADQNYEYPVKPGVPLNDLLKSWGEFKADDINLAKLAEHRVAASRLVDRVNFDNPSIRN
- a CDS encoding iron ABC transporter permease; translation: MVTATESFRSAGRTLRRGFHLDLWTAGAALIAAVVAAPLFFVLLMALSPSGGIWEHLLATVLARYVRTTLSLMLGVGLGTLFIGTAAAWLVSLHQFPGRRLFEWALLLPMAMPAYIIAYVYTDLLEYAGPAQVFLRTLFGWTSGRDYWFPEIRSLGGAIAMMTLVLYPYVYLLARAAFAEQSLSLLEASRTLGCGPWRSFLTVALPMARPAIVVGVSLALMETLNDYGTVDFFAVQTFTLGIFDVWLNMNSVSGAAQLALVALAFVLALIGTERWARRNQRFYQTGSKYRAVSRQPLQGKRRLLASAACFVPILLGFLLPAGVLLRYALRYSDQIFSGNYLAYAWNSLLLSAVSAVAAVAAGLFMAYGARVGGGKAVRAAAQFASTGYAVPGAVLAIGVLIPLSRLDAALDALWRGMTGASAGYLLTGSITAVVYGYLVRFLALSHGASRASLAKITPGMEGVARTLGHGPFRTLLGVHLPLIRGSLLAAGILVFVDGMKELPMTLILRPFNYETLATYVHQYASRGLLEESALGALTIVASGILPVILLSATIRSAPRSGDFGDPTRGSVPGTPPQAEAAR